The nucleotide sequence TATCCATGACAAGTACTCTTTCATCAGCATGAGTGAAGAGAACTGTGAAAAAGCTATCGAGAAGCTTAATGGAATGGATATCAGAGGAAGGACGGCTTCCATCAGCTATTCCAACAAGGAGTAGGAAATGATTGTGGAACGACTTGTGGTGGGGCCCTACCAGACAAACTGTTACATCATGGGCAATGAAGAGACCTCCAGTGCCTGGATCATCGATCCAGGCACCGATGGACAGCTTATCATTGACCACATCATCCAACGAAACCTCACCCCTGTCGCCATTCTGTTGACCCACACTCATTGGGATCATATTGCTGCCATAGGCACCCTTAGAGAGAGATGGCCTGATCTTGAGCTGCTCGTAGCTGAAGAGGAAGCCTCTTTACTATCATATGAGCATGTCAAACAGGTTTGTTTTGATAAGAGTTTCCTTCAGATGTATGATAAGGAGCTGCAAAAGCTTCCCAGGCCAACAGGGTTTCTCTCTGATGGCCAATATTTGCAAGACAGCCACCTCCTGGTAATGCATACCCCAGGTCATACCAAGGGAGGTGTATGCTTGTATCATGAGGAAGGACAGTTTATGTTTACCGGTGATACGCTGTTTGCCGGCAGTATAGGCCGGACTGATCTGGAAGGTGGTTCCTACACTGAGATCATAGCAAGCTG is from uncultured Sphaerochaeta sp. and encodes:
- a CDS encoding MBL fold metallo-hydrolase, whose translation is MIVERLVVGPYQTNCYIMGNEETSSAWIIDPGTDGQLIIDHIIQRNLTPVAILLTHTHWDHIAAIGTLRERWPDLELLVAEEEASLLSYEHVKQVCFDKSFLQMYDKELQKLPRPTGFLSDGQYLQDSHLLVMHTPGHTKGGVCLYHEEGQFMFTGDTLFAGSIGRTDLEGGSYTEIIASCKRLLDLPGEVQILPGHGPTSTIKNEYNNPFL